One Pseudomonas brassicacearum genomic region harbors:
- a CDS encoding MerR family transcriptional regulator yields the protein MDREPDSSASEDLGADFAKALAEGWLPIREVARQTGVNAITLRAWERRYGLIVPHRTPKGHRLFNAEHVQRIQSILTWINRGMAVSKIKPLLDTPQPLAEALEDDWQRQRHALVLAVRELAERQVDERVNQAMALYPPRTVCEQLLLPLLAELQLRWQGQFGAQLERVFLYSWLRSKFGSRIYHNNRQLRGAPLLLINHSDLPMEPHLWLIAWLSSSADCPVEVFDAPLPAGELALAVERLKARGVLLYSSNALNLSQLPKLLGGIDCPIIIAGPAASIHQAKLSTSVSMMNLTWAEDPLSAHRELSRRKLL from the coding sequence ATGGACCGCGAGCCCGACTCCAGTGCCAGCGAAGACCTGGGGGCCGATTTCGCCAAAGCCCTGGCAGAGGGCTGGCTGCCCATACGCGAAGTCGCCCGGCAAACCGGTGTCAACGCCATCACGCTGCGGGCCTGGGAGCGCCGTTACGGATTGATCGTGCCGCACCGCACGCCCAAGGGCCACCGGCTGTTCAATGCCGAGCATGTGCAACGAATCCAGAGCATCCTTACCTGGATCAATCGCGGTATGGCGGTGAGCAAGATCAAGCCCTTGCTCGACACGCCACAGCCACTGGCCGAAGCGCTGGAAGACGACTGGCAGCGTCAGCGTCACGCCCTTGTGCTGGCAGTGAGGGAACTGGCCGAGCGCCAGGTCGATGAGCGGGTCAACCAAGCGATGGCGCTGTACCCACCCCGGACCGTGTGCGAGCAATTGCTGCTGCCGTTGCTGGCCGAGCTGCAATTGCGCTGGCAGGGCCAGTTCGGCGCGCAGTTGGAACGGGTGTTCCTGTACTCCTGGCTGCGCAGCAAATTCGGTAGCCGGATCTACCACAACAACCGTCAGCTGCGCGGCGCACCGTTGCTGTTGATCAACCATTCGGACCTTCCCATGGAACCGCACCTGTGGCTCATCGCCTGGCTGAGCAGCAGCGCCGATTGCCCGGTCGAAGTGTTCGACGCCCCCCTACCCGCGGGCGAACTGGCCCTGGCGGTCGAGCGCCTCAAGGCGCGCGGCGTGCTGCTGTATTCCAGCAACGCCCTGAACCTGTCCCAACTGCCCAAACTGCTGGGCGGAATCGATTGCCCGATCATCATTGCCGGCCCGGCCGCGTCCATTCATCAGGCCAAGTTATCCACAAGTGTCTCGATGATGAACCTCACCTGGGCTGAAGATCCGTTATCGGCTCACCGCGAACTGAGTCGCAGAAAACTCCTTTAA
- the phrB gene encoding deoxyribodipyrimidine photo-lyase produces MQLIWLRSDLRLHDNTALAAAAARGPCVAVYLPSPEQWRAHDDAPCKIDFWLRNLASLGAALDELNIPLLIRHASRWEQAPQVLLTLCRELKISAVHVNEEYGLNETRRDAEVAQVLRGQGIEFHSHLDQLLFKPGSVLTKTGTYFQVFSQFRKVCYNRLHVSLPSLVATPARQAPTGIVSDPLPTQVEGFALPGEALRALWPAGEDEARRRLDTFVDQHLDDYQSERDFPAKPGTSQLSAYLVAGVVSPRQCLHAALHANQGEFESGSVGTVTWINELLWREFYKHILVGYPRVSRHRAFRPETEALAWRQAPEELEAWKQARTGLPIIDAAMRQLLETGWMHNRLRMVVAMFLTKNLLIDWREGERFFMRHLIDGDLAANNGGWQWSASTGTDAAPWFRIFNPLSQSEKFDREGLFIKRWLPELNDLDKQQVHNPKTQGGLFEVVDYPSAMVNLNESRVRALEAFRNLPARQDVAVVKMGGERT; encoded by the coding sequence ATGCAACTGATCTGGCTGCGCAGCGACTTGCGCCTGCACGACAACACCGCCCTCGCGGCCGCCGCAGCCCGGGGCCCATGCGTGGCGGTGTACCTGCCAAGCCCGGAACAATGGCGTGCCCATGACGATGCGCCGTGCAAGATCGATTTCTGGCTGCGCAACCTCGCATCCCTGGGCGCGGCCCTGGACGAACTGAACATCCCGCTGCTAATCCGCCACGCGTCGCGCTGGGAACAGGCACCACAGGTGCTCCTCACGCTGTGCCGCGAGCTGAAGATCAGCGCCGTTCACGTCAACGAAGAATACGGCCTGAATGAAACCCGCCGCGACGCCGAAGTCGCCCAGGTCTTGAGGGGCCAGGGCATCGAGTTTCACAGCCACCTCGACCAGTTGCTGTTCAAACCCGGCAGCGTGCTAACCAAGACCGGCACCTACTTCCAGGTGTTCAGCCAGTTCCGCAAGGTCTGCTACAACCGCCTGCATGTCTCGCTGCCGAGCCTGGTCGCCACACCAGCCCGCCAAGCACCCACGGGGATCGTCAGTGATCCACTACCGACGCAAGTCGAAGGGTTCGCGCTTCCCGGCGAGGCGTTGCGGGCGCTCTGGCCTGCCGGTGAAGACGAAGCCCGGCGGCGCCTGGACACCTTTGTCGATCAACACCTCGACGATTACCAGAGCGAACGGGACTTTCCGGCCAAACCGGGCACCAGCCAGCTTTCGGCTTATCTGGTGGCTGGCGTGGTCTCACCGCGTCAGTGCCTGCACGCCGCACTGCACGCCAACCAGGGTGAATTCGAGAGCGGAAGTGTCGGTACTGTGACCTGGATCAACGAATTGCTCTGGCGTGAGTTCTATAAACATATTCTAGTGGGCTATCCACGCGTGTCGCGCCATCGCGCGTTCCGCCCGGAAACCGAGGCATTGGCCTGGCGCCAGGCCCCTGAAGAACTGGAGGCCTGGAAGCAAGCCCGCACAGGCCTGCCTATTATCGATGCGGCCATGCGTCAATTGCTGGAGACCGGCTGGATGCACAACCGTTTGCGGATGGTGGTGGCGATGTTTCTCACCAAGAACCTGCTGATCGATTGGCGCGAGGGCGAGCGTTTTTTCATGCGGCACCTGATCGACGGCGATCTGGCCGCCAACAATGGCGGTTGGCAGTGGAGCGCCTCCACCGGCACGGACGCGGCGCCCTGGTTCCGGATATTCAACCCGTTGAGCCAGTCGGAAAAATTTGATCGCGAGGGGTTGTTCATCAAACGCTGGTTACCTGAGCTGAACGATCTCGACAAGCAACAGGTCCATAACCCAAAGACTCAGGGCGGATTATTTGAGGTAGTGGATTACCCGTCTGCGATGGTCAATTTGAACGAGTCCCGGGTACGTGCGTTGGAGGCATTCCGAAATCTGCCGGCGCGACAAGACGTTGCAGTTGTAAAAATGGGCGGTGAGCGAACATGA
- a CDS encoding SDR family NAD(P)-dependent oxidoreductase, translating to MGLRPPRRYWLTGAGNGLGTSLAEAILGSGAHLAMSSRSAHSCEALSARYPGQVLALAGDLTDSQTVREIGEQIAQQWGSLDTVILNAGTAEYTRGQPGDHTIIEHIVRSNLLAASLCIETALPLLRAGTEPHLVGIASPATYLPPSQTEDGGSGMRYLFESARLGFASDDIDVTLVHPGYDNSSLSHDDCFPSPVQWSAETAANHILSQLIERPQEVALPAASMTVLWPLPSSTDTEQTDVAPCQASVWSPIKGRP from the coding sequence ATGGGTCTACGGCCTCCACGGCGATATTGGCTGACCGGTGCCGGTAACGGCCTCGGTACGTCGTTGGCCGAAGCGATACTCGGCAGCGGTGCGCACTTGGCCATGAGTTCACGCTCGGCTCACTCCTGTGAAGCCCTTTCGGCGCGTTATCCAGGACAAGTACTGGCGCTGGCTGGCGATTTGACTGACAGCCAAACCGTGCGTGAGATCGGCGAGCAAATCGCCCAACAGTGGGGCTCCCTGGACACCGTGATTCTCAACGCCGGAACCGCTGAATACACCAGAGGCCAGCCCGGCGACCACACGATCATCGAACACATCGTACGCAGCAATCTACTGGCCGCCAGCCTCTGCATCGAAACAGCCTTGCCGTTATTACGCGCGGGTACCGAGCCTCATCTGGTGGGTATCGCCAGCCCGGCGACTTACCTGCCGCCCTCACAAACGGAGGACGGTGGCAGCGGGATGCGTTATCTGTTTGAGTCGGCCCGGCTTGGCTTCGCCTCGGACGACATCGATGTGACACTGGTTCACCCTGGCTACGACAATTCGTCGTTGAGCCACGACGACTGTTTTCCGAGCCCGGTCCAGTGGTCGGCCGAAACGGCGGCCAATCACATATTGTCGCAATTGATCGAGCGCCCTCAGGAAGTGGCTCTCCCTGCCGCATCCATGACGGTGCTCTGGCCGTTGCCTTCATCGACCGATACGGAGCAAACAGACGTGGCCCCCTGTCAGGCGAGTGTCTGGTCACCGATCAAGGGTCGACCTTGA
- a CDS encoding YkgJ family cysteine cluster protein: MKTIPLHEIAAPAVTCSTCAACCCQLEVMLITDTGVPERFIDTDDWGGEVMLRLDDGWCAALDRDSMMCTIYEKRPLICREFEMGAPECIEERLGIATAYR; encoded by the coding sequence ATGAAAACCATCCCCCTCCATGAAATCGCTGCACCGGCCGTCACTTGCTCGACGTGCGCGGCGTGCTGCTGCCAGCTGGAAGTGATGCTGATCACCGACACCGGCGTCCCGGAACGCTTTATCGACACGGATGATTGGGGCGGGGAAGTGATGTTGCGGCTCGACGACGGCTGGTGCGCGGCCCTGGATCGCGACAGCATGATGTGCACGATCTACGAAAAACGCCCGCTGATCTGCCGCGAATTCGAGATGGGCGCGCCGGAATGTATTGAAGAACGGCTGGGGATTGCGACGGCGTATCGGTAG
- a CDS encoding acyloxyacyl hydrolase, with amino-acid sequence MKRLFCFAAFAAALLGHTYTAQAAGVEFGVGQTSDSTMTYRLGMQFDWDKSWLQSDVGRLTGYWSGAYTYWEGDETSSNHSLSFSPVFVYEFSGQNVKPYIEAGVGVALFANTEVEDNKLGTAFQFEDRIGFGLRFNGGHEVGIRATHYSNAGIKSTNDGVESYALHYTMPL; translated from the coding sequence ATGAAGCGCTTATTCTGCTTTGCCGCATTTGCGGCTGCATTGCTGGGGCACACCTACACCGCTCAGGCGGCGGGCGTGGAGTTTGGGGTTGGCCAGACCAGTGACTCGACCATGACCTATCGCCTGGGCATGCAGTTCGACTGGGACAAGAGTTGGTTGCAGAGCGATGTTGGGCGCCTGACCGGCTACTGGAGCGGTGCCTATACCTATTGGGAAGGGGACGAGACCTCCAGCAACCACAGCCTGTCGTTCTCGCCGGTCTTCGTATATGAATTTTCCGGCCAGAACGTGAAGCCTTACATCGAGGCGGGTGTAGGTGTTGCGCTGTTTGCCAATACCGAAGTGGAAGACAACAAACTCGGAACGGCTTTCCAGTTCGAGGATCGCATCGGTTTCGGCCTGCGCTTCAATGGCGGACATGAAGTGGGTATTCGCGCCACTCACTACTCCAATGCCGGCATCAAGTCGACCAACGACGGTGTGGAAAGCTACGCGCTGCATTACACGATGCCGCTGTAA